A stretch of Allostreptomyces psammosilenae DNA encodes these proteins:
- a CDS encoding methyltransferase: protein MATSATSGPTSPAPDTLLFRWFMDAGVSQVMQVAATLRLADRIASGVTRVADLARDAGADADALRRVLRFLACRGVFREVEPDTFAMTTAAEPLLDDHPSRFRRSQDLTGCAARQDRAYMELLQAVRTGRATYPAVFGRTLWEDLTAEPELLDSFDAEMAIHHSPFVGPLAEHASWASARRVVDVGGGSGRILARILDHHPHLSGALVDTGPTTAIAVRTLEPLRALGRCEIIEHDFFDGVPVSGDVFLLSNVVHNWSDDDVVRVLRLCTDAMEDNGRVLIVESLTDQADPESVTQMDLWMLVLFAGRQRSYDEITALAARADLQAVGATPLGGEYTAIALQR, encoded by the coding sequence ATGGCGACGAGCGCCACCAGCGGCCCCACCTCCCCCGCCCCCGACACTCTGCTCTTCCGCTGGTTCATGGACGCCGGCGTCTCCCAGGTCATGCAGGTCGCCGCCACGCTGCGGCTGGCCGACCGGATCGCCTCCGGCGTCACGCGCGTCGCCGACCTCGCCCGCGACGCAGGCGCCGACGCCGACGCGCTGCGCCGGGTACTGCGCTTCCTCGCCTGCCGCGGGGTGTTCCGCGAGGTGGAACCAGACACCTTCGCCATGACCACGGCCGCCGAACCGCTGCTGGACGACCACCCGTCGCGGTTCCGTCGGTCCCAGGACCTCACCGGCTGTGCGGCCCGGCAGGATCGCGCCTACATGGAGCTGCTCCAGGCCGTGCGCACCGGTCGGGCGACCTATCCGGCGGTCTTCGGCAGGACCCTGTGGGAGGACCTCACGGCCGAGCCCGAACTTCTCGACTCCTTCGACGCGGAGATGGCCATCCACCACTCGCCCTTCGTCGGCCCGCTGGCGGAGCACGCCTCGTGGGCGTCCGCCCGCCGTGTCGTCGACGTGGGAGGGGGCAGTGGCCGGATCCTGGCGAGGATCCTGGATCACCACCCGCACCTGTCCGGGGCGCTCGTCGACACCGGGCCCACGACCGCCATTGCCGTCAGGACGCTGGAGCCCCTCCGCGCGCTGGGGCGCTGCGAGATCATCGAACACGACTTCTTCGACGGCGTTCCGGTGAGTGGCGACGTCTTCCTGCTCAGCAACGTCGTACACAACTGGTCGGACGACGACGTCGTGCGCGTTCTCCGACTGTGCACCGACGCCATGGAGGACAACGGCCGGGTGCTGATCGTCGAGAGCCTCACCGACCAGGCGGATCCCGAATCCGTGACCCAGATGGACCTGTGGATGCTGGTCCTCTTCGCCGGGCGGCAGCGCTCCTACGACGAGATCACCGCCCTCGCGGCCCGGGCCGACCTCCAGGCGGTCGGGGCCACGCCCCTTGGCGGGGAGTACACCGCCATCGCTCTCCAGCGCTGA